One genomic segment of Helianthus annuus cultivar XRQ/B chromosome 14, HanXRQr2.0-SUNRISE, whole genome shotgun sequence includes these proteins:
- the LOC110904533 gene encoding uncharacterized protein LOC110904533, whose translation MGCFSLFPCFTSSKHPKLNKSVNPTAPAPCFTSSSSSALQGYDKNCETVLIKLPTQESTNIGSLQTPVRKSRDDSEGQVIKENDSKTSVIDLDVEILSEEKKENGKLGIIMQTENERKEEKLNSEGVQVEIENDNKKDMEVKDESEKEKEMKTEVPSRAISDSSVSSYISYPPMHRYGNHVTKEDADQVVIQEESSESLFSLSVNPRRQSINPPVDVDDKEVNSPLKTSSSPKMVSKTIKSCPNEDADSLLNPIENLAQWKTLKSIPPTPVFDLHQEKENLYLEQEDIAIPISEEPIFKGSDMKGKVKNNNTAVTTSLSSWLVDPEKSKSITVSNQEESQYSTGNSYAYSDEVTSWKSFEDRPILGAWTIDEVKQLSARSSPRKSPCRSPDETPIIGTVGSYWSHTMQTTDSSSACTSPLGRSANSRRNRVNKAVSCHSSPTKRRLDRAFNKNGV comes from the exons ATGGGCTGCTTCTCACTCTTTCCCTGCTTCACTTCCTCCAAGCATCCCAAACTTAATAAATCTGTCAACCCAACCGCACCCGCACCCTGCTTcacttcctcttcttcttctgcACTTCAG GGGTATGACAAGAATTGTGAGACTGTTTTGATCAAGTTACCTACACAAGAATCAACTAATATCGGATCGCTCCAAACCCCTGTTAGGAAATCGAG GGATGATAGTGAAGGTCAGGTGATCAAAGAAAATGACAGTAAGACATCTGTTATAGATTTAGATGTTGAGATTCTTTCTGAAGAGAAAAAAGAAAATGGAAAATTGGGAATTATTATGCAAACTGAAAATGAAAGAAAGGAAGAAAAATTAAATAGTGAGGGGGTTCAAGTTGAAATTGAGAATGATAACAAGAAAGATATGGAAGTTAAGGATGAAAGTGAAAAAGAGAAGGAGATGAAAACTGAGGTTCCGAGTCGGGCCATCTCGGATTCTAGTGTTTCAAGCTACATATCTTATCCACCGATGCATAGATATGGTAATCATGTAACTAAAGAAGATGCAGATCAAGTAGTTATTCAAGAAGAGTCATCCGAATCGTTGTTTTCTTTGTCGGTTAATCCAAGGAGGCAATCGATTAATCCACCCGTTGACGTCGATGATAAAGAGGTCAACAGTCCCCTAAAAACTAGTTCTTCACCCAAAATGGTTTCGAAAACAATCAAGTCTTGCCCTaatgaggatgctgattctttgTTGAACCCAATTGAGAATCTTGCTCAATGGAAAACACTAAAGTCAATTCCACCAACACCCGTTTTCGATCTCCatcaagaaaaagaaaatttgtaTTTAGAACAAGAAGATATCGCTATCCCGATAAGTGAAGAACCTATCTTTAAAGGTTCAGATATGAAGGGGAAGGTGAAAAACAACAACACTGCTGTAACAACAAGTCTTTCTAGCTGGTTGGTTGACCCTGAGAAGTCAAAGTCAATAACAGTAAGCAACCAGGAAGAAAGTCAATATTCTACTGGGAATTCATATGCATACTCTGATGAGGTAACTTCTTGGAAGAGTTTCGAAGATAGACCGATTTTAGGGGCGTGGACCATTGACGAAGTCAAACAGTTATCGGCGAGATCGTCTCCAAGAAAGTCGCCATGTCGTAGCCCTGACGAGACACCGATCATAGGGACTGTTGGGAGTTACTGGAGTCATACTATGCAAACCACAGACTCTTCAAGTGCTTGCACATCTCCCTTAGGAAGGTCTGCAAACTCCAGAAGGAACAGAGTG AATAAAGCTGTAAGCTGTCACTCTTCTCCCACTAAGAGGAGGTTGGATAGAGCATTCAACAAGAATGGTGTTTGA